The following proteins come from a genomic window of Daphnia carinata strain CSIRO-1 chromosome 8, CSIRO_AGI_Dcar_HiC_V3, whole genome shotgun sequence:
- the LOC130691023 gene encoding arf-GAP with dual PH domain-containing protein 1-like isoform X2: protein MADINGRRVLELVKKAGNSVCADCNCQATEYASYNIGVFLCTQCAGIHRALGTHISKIKHLRLDKWEESQVKHLEEVGNIIAKRKYEERVPVCYRRPSENDPQILREQWIRAKYQREEFIHAEKQRYTRGTMEGFLFKRSKVDDSCKQRRFVLSERENTLKYFVSNKEPKAEIRILDMNVAFAPEKLKPPTSLQITYINQGSTRHIYVYHDDAEVIVEWYMAIRSAKLNLLQVAHPTQPEMELAQSLTQDFLKEGFLCKTGPKPSDGFKRRWFTLDGRKLMYHDQKLDPYPKGEIFIGHASDGYSIHLGQPAGWKVKDVGFIFHVKTPSRSFVFSAERSDDRNEWIAALQMVISRPMSPQDSFLRGILVKKRGGGSVVSFFSTR, encoded by the exons ATGGCTGACATCAATGGGAGACGAGTTCTAGAGTTAGTCAAGAAAGCCGGTAACAGTGTTTGTGCTGACTGTAATTGTCAAG cGACAGAGTATGCATCTTACAATATTGGAGTCTTTCTTTGCACTCAG TGTGCTGGGATCCATCGTGCCTTGGGAACCCATATATCCAAGATAAAGCACCTGAGGTTAGACAAATGGGAAGAATCCCAAGTAAAACATTTAGAAGAAGTTGGAAATATTATTGCCAAAAGGAAGTATGAGGAACGGGTACCAGTGTGTTACAGAAGACCTTCAGAAAATGATCCACA GATTCTTAGAGAACAATGGATTAGGGCCAAATACCAAAGGGAAGAATTTATTCATGCCGAAAAACAGCGATATACTCGCGGAACCATGGAAGGTTTTCTATTCAAACGAAGTAAAGTTGATGATTCATGCAAACAGAGGCGGTTCGTCTTGTCGGAGCGAGAAAATACCCTTAAATACTTCGTCTCCAAT AAGGAGCCTAAGGCGGAAATCCGTATACTCGACATGAACGTAGCATTTGCCcctgaaaaattaaaacctCCCACCTCACTCCAAATCACTTACATCAACCAA GGCTCTACTCGGCATATTTATGTGTATCACGATGACGCCGAGGTGATTGTCGAATGGTATATGGCTATTCGGTCAGCTAAACTTAATTTACTACAAGTCGCTCATCCTACCCAGCCCGAAATGGAG ttGGCACAGTCATTGACGCAAGATTTCCTGAAGGAAGGTTTCTTATGCAAAACGGGGCCCAAACCCTCAGACGGATTCAAAAGACGGTGGTTTACTCTTGATGGAAGAAAACTCATGTACCATGATCAAAAACTG GATCCGTACCCTAAGGGAGAGATCTTTATTGGTCACGCTAGTGATGGGTACAGCATCCATCTGGGTCAGCCTGCCGGTTGGAAAGTCAAGGATGTGGGATTCATTTTTCACGTGAAAACACCAtctcgttcttttgttttttcggcAGAGAGATCTGACGACCGTAATGAATGGATAGCCGCCCTTCAGATGGTCATTTCTCGGCCAATGTCACCTCAAGATTCCTTTT TGAGAGGCATTTTGGTAAAGAAGCGAGGTGGGGGGTCGGTCGTATCCTTCTTTTCAACTCGCTGA
- the LOC130691023 gene encoding arf-GAP with dual PH domain-containing protein 1-like isoform X1, giving the protein MADINGRRVLELVKKAGNSVCADCNCQATEYASYNIGVFLCTQCAGIHRALGTHISKIKHLRLDKWEESQVKHLEEVGNIIAKRKYEERVPVCYRRPSENDPQILREQWIRAKYQREEFIHAEKQRYTRGTMEGFLFKRSKVDDSCKQRRFVLSERENTLKYFVSNKKEPKAEIRILDMNVAFAPEKLKPPTSLQITYINQGSTRHIYVYHDDAEVIVEWYMAIRSAKLNLLQVAHPTQPEMELAQSLTQDFLKEGFLCKTGPKPSDGFKRRWFTLDGRKLMYHDQKLDPYPKGEIFIGHASDGYSIHLGQPAGWKVKDVGFIFHVKTPSRSFVFSAERSDDRNEWIAALQMVISRPMSPQDSFLRGILVKKRGGGSVVSFFSTR; this is encoded by the exons ATGGCTGACATCAATGGGAGACGAGTTCTAGAGTTAGTCAAGAAAGCCGGTAACAGTGTTTGTGCTGACTGTAATTGTCAAG cGACAGAGTATGCATCTTACAATATTGGAGTCTTTCTTTGCACTCAG TGTGCTGGGATCCATCGTGCCTTGGGAACCCATATATCCAAGATAAAGCACCTGAGGTTAGACAAATGGGAAGAATCCCAAGTAAAACATTTAGAAGAAGTTGGAAATATTATTGCCAAAAGGAAGTATGAGGAACGGGTACCAGTGTGTTACAGAAGACCTTCAGAAAATGATCCACA GATTCTTAGAGAACAATGGATTAGGGCCAAATACCAAAGGGAAGAATTTATTCATGCCGAAAAACAGCGATATACTCGCGGAACCATGGAAGGTTTTCTATTCAAACGAAGTAAAGTTGATGATTCATGCAAACAGAGGCGGTTCGTCTTGTCGGAGCGAGAAAATACCCTTAAATACTTCGTCTCCAAT AAGAAGGAGCCTAAGGCGGAAATCCGTATACTCGACATGAACGTAGCATTTGCCcctgaaaaattaaaacctCCCACCTCACTCCAAATCACTTACATCAACCAA GGCTCTACTCGGCATATTTATGTGTATCACGATGACGCCGAGGTGATTGTCGAATGGTATATGGCTATTCGGTCAGCTAAACTTAATTTACTACAAGTCGCTCATCCTACCCAGCCCGAAATGGAG ttGGCACAGTCATTGACGCAAGATTTCCTGAAGGAAGGTTTCTTATGCAAAACGGGGCCCAAACCCTCAGACGGATTCAAAAGACGGTGGTTTACTCTTGATGGAAGAAAACTCATGTACCATGATCAAAAACTG GATCCGTACCCTAAGGGAGAGATCTTTATTGGTCACGCTAGTGATGGGTACAGCATCCATCTGGGTCAGCCTGCCGGTTGGAAAGTCAAGGATGTGGGATTCATTTTTCACGTGAAAACACCAtctcgttcttttgttttttcggcAGAGAGATCTGACGACCGTAATGAATGGATAGCCGCCCTTCAGATGGTCATTTCTCGGCCAATGTCACCTCAAGATTCCTTTT TGAGAGGCATTTTGGTAAAGAAGCGAGGTGGGGGGTCGGTCGTATCCTTCTTTTCAACTCGCTGA
- the LOC130691090 gene encoding LOW QUALITY PROTEIN: alpha/beta-tubulin-N-acetyltransferase 9-like (The sequence of the model RefSeq protein was modified relative to this genomic sequence to represent the inferred CDS: substituted 1 base at 1 genomic stop codon) — MKINRQTKITGDLVFLVPYREIHVPRYHEWMSSEELQKLTASEPLSLEQEYEMQKSWADDEDKCTFIVLDKAKYEETNDXVDSMIGDTNIFMTDNTDVTSAEIEIMIAETCYRRNGRGKESTLLMLRYGKEQLGIKQFHAKIGLDNIASIQMFQKIGFREISRSEIFGEVTMAVFSDDDAFVRYLKDHIGQYNVSNHY, encoded by the exons atgaagatcAACCGCCAAACTAAAATTACGGGTgatcttgtttttttggtaCCTTACAGGGAAATCCACGTTCCTAG GTACCACGAATGGATGTCCTCGGAAGAATTGCAGAAGTTGACTGCTTCAGAACCGCTCTCATTAGAACAAGAATACGAGATGCAAAAATCATGGGCTGACGATGAAGACA AATGCACTTTCATTGTTTTGGATAAAGCCAAAtatgaagaaacaaatgacTAAGTTG ATTCTATGATTGGTGATACCAATATTTTCATGACTGACAATACTGATGTTACCTCGGCAGAAATTGAGATCATGATTGCAGAGACTTGTTATCGTAGAAatggaagaggaaaagaatcAACATTATTAATGCTCAGATACg GTAAAGAACAACTGGGAATCAAACAGTTCCATGCTAAAATTGGGCTAGATAATATTGCGAGTATTCAAATGTTCCAGAAGATTGGATTCCGCGAAATTAGCCGGAGCGAAATTTTCGGTGAAGTTACCATGGCGGTCTTCTCCGACGATGATGCATTTGTACGTTATCTGAAGGATCACATTGGTCAATACAACGTGTCCAACCATTATTGA